The genomic interval AGAGCGGCGGACAGACAACGTGTTCTCCGTACAGCGTCTCACCTTCATCGGTCTCTGGAGGGACAGGTAGCGGAACCGAATTCGCCGCGGGGTATGCTGCCACAGTAGTGCTACATGGCACACCTCCGACACAGCGAAAAACACTGGCTGACAAGAAACGACGTTCCAAAAGTGTGAGCGATAACAGGGGTACATGTGGCTCAAGTTTGATTAGTGAAAGTGATGGGGCAGGCAAATTCATGTCTGCTACGTCTGCTGCCGCAGCGGCGACAACGCCCTCTCGAAAGAAGGTGCCCCCAGCAGCAGCTTCCGGCGGTAGGAAATGACTGGTGACTGGCATGCAATCGGGGAATGAACACAAAGGCGGGTTAGGGGAGGAACAGTCTCGAACGGGAAACGGAGGCGAGAACGTGTTCGCAGTCTTTCTAGAGAACATGGACTTACAGCCAGACCGCGTCGAATGAATAGGGAAGCCACCTGCACGGGAACCAGCTGTCGTCGTGGTTCCTGCTGAATCGAGGAGAGATCCTGGTGACAGGTTGGCACGCTTGCACTACAGGCGTCAAGGGACAGACAAGGGGAAGAGAGCAACAGTGGTTAGTGCAACACCAGCAAACGATGGTGGGCGAATTATCAACGATTATGTGATTTGTATCATGCCCAGTTGTGGTCGTTCGCTTCGTGGCAGTGTGTGGCCGAGTTGCCGCAGTACGGTGCCCGTTCCTCTGCCATCCGACTGCCTCATCGGGTACAGCGGCTGTGAGGGGCGTCCGGGATGGCCGTGGGTTTTATTGTTCGTGGGACTCCGTGGTATTCGCACTCCTAGCGCCTTCCCCGATTTCTACTGTGTGCTGAACTCATGCGATCCGCGACAGATATAATTTTGAGAGAAGGGAGGTGCTGGCGTTGCAACACGTGTCTCTCTATTGCGAACCGTGCCCGTTCCCCTCTTGGGGGGTTTCCGTACAAGCGCAAGAAATCCAATTATGACAATAATTCGTCCTCGATGTGGGATACCTAGTGCCTACTTTATTTTATTTTTGGGCGCGCTGGCAAGCTGTATTTGTGAACAAAGTCTCTTTCAGACCATTAGTGACGTGTCATCAGACAAACGAACCGAATATGCGGCCCCACTCAAACCACAACTCTTTCTCGTGCCATCGGCCTCGGCGCAGAAGAGTGACATCCTAGAGCGTCGTGTTTCAGAATTATCGGATCGCACAGAGTCGTTAAGCAAGATAAGGCGCCAGGTGGCTTCTGGATTCGTGAAGTATCCAACACCTATGGGAGGCGTCTTGGCATCAGTACGCTGTAATGAGGTATTTGTACAAAGAGGCAACTTAATGTATGCGCTTGGCCACGACATGAGCACGGGCACGCACAGCACAGCGTTCGGCCCGCGGCATATTTGATTGGGGAGGATCACTGCCTGGTGGTAGAACGAATGCTTTCACCCTCGGTATGACGGAGCGCCTACTAAAAAGTGTCACATTGGTACCGGAAATACCTTCTCCACGCACATTCTAAAGACGTCTTACTGTTGTTATGGCGGTATGCCacttgtctctgtgtcgttcACATCAAACTCTCCTGCAGAAGCGCCAGTTTGCATTGGCGCACGCTTAGGTTTATTCACTGTTGGCCCTGTACCTGCAGCTGCCACTATATTTAGCTACCAATTCGCGACTAGCCCGGGAACGGGAACGTCGATCGAATATCGTACTTTCTTTTCCGACCGCCACGAAAATATCGGAATCACGGAGGCGCCGCTGATTACGCCTTACGGCAAATACCGTTTGCATCAAGTATGGCATTCCCTCTGGTACGACCCACTCAGCGTAACAACAGCACGCGCAGATGTGCTCGGGAGTTCAGTGACACGGTCTATCCAGATTGATCATCGAAGTCTGAGGCGCTCATACAGATGTGTGACACACGAATTTTGTTTTTGAAACACCAGTGTGGATCCATCCGATCAGGGCAAGACCCGAGACACTCTTTGCTCCATCACTGAAGACTTCCAGCTGGACGAACATAGCAGTGGAATGCTCCGGCGAGTATCCCCTCTACTTCACCGCCAAGATACAGACGATATATGGACGCGTTGTTCTGGTATTTGTTTCCTCGGCAAAGCGCACTGATGCACCCTCCTTCGCCAACCGCAGTCGATTGGTCGGTCATGATTTACAAAAAGGAAATACAGTCACAGTCACGATACGAACGCCGTCATCACCACCAACAGAGGCAGACCGAGGAACAAACACACCTTGGTTGAGAGGCCTTTCGCTCCCGCGACTTTGATTACCGCTGTTAgacgtttgtttttctcagtGTCCATCACCTGAAAGCAAAACTGGACTGTCACGTTTGGCGGTACGACGTCAGACGGAATTATTAGAGTTCTTGTGTTCCCCGTCACGACCCACTCTATATCATCTGACGTAGCAAACAACGTAGACAGCAGTGTCGGAATTGTTACCTGGCACACGTCACTTGCAACATTGTAAACTTGTTTGTTGTCTGGAGGCAGATACACAAGGTCACGTCCCGAGGTATTCACGATACTGACCGTTTCTCCTGGTTCGACTACACCCGTTTTTGTTTGGTCGTGTTTAATGGCATTCGATATGGTCTCCGACCAACTCTTCCCGCTCGAAAGGTATGTACGCTGAGTAACAGAAAGAAGTAACACAACGGCAATGCTTCTACAGAACCCGCTGACCGCTGATAACGGTCGCCTGCCACTTGCCATTTTGCACACCGCGCGTCGTTGAGTACCAGGACGAGCGCAAACCAGAGACTGTCAATCCACTATGTTTTTGGGATGACACAACGTGATCGTAGTAGTGTACCTCTTTACAAAAACACGAAACACTGCTGAGGCGCAAGATAAACTCCACGGGCGATACACACTCTTTCTAGAGTTGGACGGTGAGCCAAAACAGACACGCCACTGTAGCACCACTGGAGGCTCGGAGAAACGGGCGAAGCGTCAGCTTCCCCTGGAAAAAAACCCGTTACACTCACCGTCACGATAATCGGTTCACGTCACAGATATACGAGTAAAAAACACGCCTTCACACTTCCGTATTATAACAATCATACACGCACACGACGCATCTCTGCCAGTAGGGAATACCCTTATTTGCTGTCTAGGTCTTGACAcgcatcttcttctgcgtggTAGTTCGGTGTATGCCAGCGGTAGATGTCTGCGGATGTTGCCGCCTGCCTGATCGTGGGATCATGCCTTTGTGCCTGATCAGAAGACCGCGGTACCGATTCCAGCTGCAACGGTggcgacagcgagaacgCTCAAGGAACAACTTTTCAGTTGTTGCTTTTACCGTACACAACATTGTACGACCAACGGTTTTCTGTGC from Toxoplasma gondii ME49 chromosome VIIa, whole genome shotgun sequence carries:
- the SRS35B gene encoding SAG-related sequence SRS35B (encoded by transcript TGME49_280580~Gene product name based on ToxoDB Community Expert Annotation.~Signal peptide predicted by SignalP 2.0 HMM (probability 0.953) with cleavage site probability 0.305 at residue 32), giving the protein MASGRRPLSAVSGFCRSIAVVLLLSVTQRTYLSSGKSWSETISNAIKHDQTKTGVVEPGETVSIVNTSGRDLVYLPPDNKQVYNVASDVCQVTIPTLLSTLFATSDDIEWVVTGNTRTLIIPSDVVPPNVTVQFCFQVMDTEKNKRLTAVIKVAGAKGLSTKVCLFLGLPLLVVMTAFVS